From a single Nicotiana tabacum cultivar K326 chromosome 8, ASM71507v2, whole genome shotgun sequence genomic region:
- the LOC107786199 gene encoding ubiquitin carboxyl-terminal hydrolase 3 isoform X2 — translation MADSDSACSKRWLPLEANPDVMNQFLWGLGVPPDEAECCDVYGLDEELLEMVPKPVFAVLFLYPLTPQSEEERIQENSKTKDPSSTVYFMKQTVGNACGTIGLLHAIGNITSQIKLTEESFLDRFFKSTASMDPMQRALFLENDREMEVAHSVAATAGETEASEDVNTHFICFTCADGQLYELDGRRSAPISHGASSPNNLLKDSAKVIQKMIEKNPDSINFNVIAISKRI, via the exons ATGGCGGATAGTGATAGTGCTTGCTCTAAGAGATGGCTTCCTCTTGAAGCTAACCCTGATGTCATGAATCAG TTTCTGTGGGGTCTTGGTGTTCCACCGGACGAGGCAGAGTGTTGTGATGTTTATGGGTTAGATGAAGAACTTCTGGAGATGGTGCCGAAGCCCGTGTTTGCTGTTTTATTTCTCTATCCTCTCACACCACAG AGTGAAGAAGAGAGAATACAAGAAAACAGCAAAACAAAG GATCCCAGTAGTACAGTTTACTTCATGAAACAAACAGTGGGAAATGCATGTGGAACAATTGGCCTTCTTCACGCTATTGGGAATATCACCTCTCAGATAAAACTTA ccGAGGAGTCATTCTTGGATAGGTTCTTTAAATCAACTGCTAGCATGGATCCAATGCAG CGTGCTTTGTTCCTTGAAAACGATAGAGAAATGGAAGTTGCTCATTCAGTGGCAGCTACTGCTGGTGAAACTGAG GCGTCAGAGGATGTGAACACTCATTTCATCTGCTTCACGTGTGCTGATG GACAACTCTACGAGCTTGATGGAAGGAGGTCGGCACCTATTTCACATGGTGCATCCTCTCCAAACAACTTATTGAAG GATTCAGCTAAAGTTATCCAAAAGATGATCGAGAAAAATCCAGACTCAATCAACTTCAACGTTATTGCCATTTCAAAAAGAATTTGA
- the LOC107786199 gene encoding ubiquitin carboxyl-terminal hydrolase 3 isoform X1, with protein sequence MADSDSACSKRWLPLEANPDVMNQFLWGLGVPPDEAECCDVYGLDEELLEMVPKPVFAVLFLYPLTPQSEEERIQENSKTKVQDPSSTVYFMKQTVGNACGTIGLLHAIGNITSQIKLTEESFLDRFFKSTASMDPMQRALFLENDREMEVAHSVAATAGETEASEDVNTHFICFTCADGQLYELDGRRSAPISHGASSPNNLLKDSAKVIQKMIEKNPDSINFNVIAISKRI encoded by the exons ATGGCGGATAGTGATAGTGCTTGCTCTAAGAGATGGCTTCCTCTTGAAGCTAACCCTGATGTCATGAATCAG TTTCTGTGGGGTCTTGGTGTTCCACCGGACGAGGCAGAGTGTTGTGATGTTTATGGGTTAGATGAAGAACTTCTGGAGATGGTGCCGAAGCCCGTGTTTGCTGTTTTATTTCTCTATCCTCTCACACCACAG AGTGAAGAAGAGAGAATACAAGAAAACAGCAAAACAAAG GTGCAGGATCCCAGTAGTACAGTTTACTTCATGAAACAAACAGTGGGAAATGCATGTGGAACAATTGGCCTTCTTCACGCTATTGGGAATATCACCTCTCAGATAAAACTTA ccGAGGAGTCATTCTTGGATAGGTTCTTTAAATCAACTGCTAGCATGGATCCAATGCAG CGTGCTTTGTTCCTTGAAAACGATAGAGAAATGGAAGTTGCTCATTCAGTGGCAGCTACTGCTGGTGAAACTGAG GCGTCAGAGGATGTGAACACTCATTTCATCTGCTTCACGTGTGCTGATG GACAACTCTACGAGCTTGATGGAAGGAGGTCGGCACCTATTTCACATGGTGCATCCTCTCCAAACAACTTATTGAAG GATTCAGCTAAAGTTATCCAAAAGATGATCGAGAAAAATCCAGACTCAATCAACTTCAACGTTATTGCCATTTCAAAAAGAATTTGA
- the LOC107786198 gene encoding oleosin Cor a 13-like, which produces MQIQPRPEQQLSRQVAKTTTAVTVGGSLMVLSSLTLAATVIGLAVATPLLVIFSPVLVPAVITVGLILAGFLATGGFGATASFVFYWMYRYVTGKHPIGASKIDYARDKIAHAAYDVKEKAEQLGHQAGQQIKG; this is translated from the coding sequence ATGCAGATTCAACCCCGCCCTGAGCAGCAGCTCTCTCGTCAGGTGGCCAAGACCACCACTGCTGTCACTGTGGGTGGCTCACTCATGGTGCTCTCCAGCTTAACGCTGGCGGCCACCGTTATCGGCCTAGCTGTGGCTACCCCTTTGCTGGTGATATTCAGTCCTGTTCTTGTACCAGCTGTGATAACCGTTGGGTTGATCCTTGCGGGGTTCTTGGCTACTGGTGGTTTTGGAGCCACTGCTTCCTTTGTTTTCTACTGGATGTACAGATACGTCACAGGGAAGCATCCGATCGGCGCTTCCAAGATTGATTATGCGAGGGATAAAATTGCGCATGCAGCATATGATGTGAAGGAGAAGGCGGAGCAATTGGGACATCAAGCAGGGCAACAGATTAAGGGTTGA